From the genome of Nicotiana tabacum cultivar K326 chromosome 17, ASM71507v2, whole genome shotgun sequence:
TCTTGTATGTAGGCTTGGGCAAAGATACGGTCGTGAGGCCCGCGTCTGGTGAGAAAGAGTCTTCGGCCCCGGTTCCGAAACTGATGAaggataataagagaaaaagggccaCCACTTTCGAGGATCCAGAACCCAAGAcaaggacggctcgtaagccgaggagGTAGTttaagggatgaagatgaagaactcTAACCAAAGAACTTGTTCGGCATCTaaaggatgaagaagaagaagacgggaccgtactggtggcccgagtgaagaaaaccattGATGTCCCAAAGGCAGCTGCATCGATGGTGGTTTATGAAGCTCTGCCTCGAACTGAGGGGatatcggagaaagattcgggcagAGTCCCCGAATCATTAGAGATTGAGGATGCTTCCTAACGAAGTCAACAAACGGTGGGTATATTTGAAGGGGTCGGACCTGAAGCTCTCCGAACTGAGGAGAAAACCCCAAGTGAGTTgcttggggcaatagtaatcgAAGACTCGCCCACTCTCCCTGCTTTTTTCGAAtgggcgattcgggaagcccaagttTTGGAGGCCCTCGAGGTAGACCGGTCTCATGAAGGGGAGGACCCCTTCCGTGATTTGTTTACTGGTGTCAAGGTTGTTGGTGGCCCTAGTGATGTGTCGGGCCTTTTCTGTGAAGTGCACCAaactctgaatcgggtaagctcTAACTCCCTTCGTTGATACCACTTTTATGTCTGATattcttttctaacttcttttcttcattCTTCGAAGGCCGCAGCGGTTCATCAAGAAGCATGTTCTAGCTCTCGAGTTGCACTGCATCGGTACGAGGCCGACCTCCGACTGGTCGCGGAGGAGAGGAACGCCCTTAGACTCCTCTTCGGGcaaagggaagaagaaatcaaggacctccgagctgaattggccaaggctcatcaagaccagaccgacctgaccgagcaggtaatgataatcTTAAAAGCCCATAGGCTCAATTCTAGAACGGTGGCTAATATTTTTATCTCACAGCTGCAGTAGAATCTTGAGGTGATTGGGAAGCTTCGTGATGAGGTTTATATGATAAGGGCGGAGACGTTGGGATGGAAAGATGGCATGGACCATCTCGCCGCAGAaaaagaaactgctcgagcccaattatcatcggccaAAAACCACCTTCAAATCATGAAGAGAATATCTCGTCTCaagcaaaaaaaataaaggagctcgaggctcggttggcctctgaacTTGCCAAGTCCAAATCTGAcgtcaaaaaagaaaaatccaatgtggatgcattcgtggccgtctatcgggccaaTGCTGAAGCTTCTCAggtacaagcaagagaggcagccgagaccacTAAAACTCAAACACATTAGGTTGCTGAActtgccaaatgccaatctcggagggtgaccctcgaggagatccatgctcgatgTTTCGATCTcaccgaagagataaaaagggctaaagaactcgaagccgatgctgaagccttagctttcgatgatgatgatgatgatgatgatgatgatgatgatgatgggagcaagagtgGGTCAGAGAGCGATGAGGATCTAGATGGAGAAGAGGCTGCTCCCGGAGATAATTAGGAACCTTAAGGTTTTTTGTTTTTGATCTTTTTTGTGTAGGGTCCTGATTGGACCTTGTAAATACTCATATATATGaagatcttttcttttcccgATTTGTCTTTGTTTTATATTCTGCCTTGTGAAAACTTTGTTTGAGTCATGCCTTATGAAAACTTTATTTCAATCATGCCTTTAGGCAACTTGATCGAAGCCTGATCTCGAAGTCTTTATAACCGAGTTAGTGATTTTCTCAAACTCAGAATAATCATGttatcccttaggcttagtagtcaagttagtgattgcttgaactcgaaggaaggtagcccgtaggctttattagttgagtgagtgctttgctcgaactcaaagtaaggtagttcgtaggcttaatggtcgagtgagtgattgctcgaactcgaagaaaggtagcccataggctttattagtcgagtgagtgctttgctcgaactcgaagtaaggtagctcGTAGGCTTTATTAGTCGAgcgagtgctttgctcgaactcgaagtaaggtagcccgtaggcttaatgatcgagtaaGTTCTTGCTTGAAATATAAATAAGATTAgaccttaggcttagtagtcgagtaagtgattgctcgaactcaaaataagattagcccttaggcttaatggtcgagtgagtgattgctcgaactcgaaatgacgtagcccttaggcttagtagttaagtgagtgattgctcgaacttgaagtgatATAGCCCGTaggttttatggtcgagtgagtggttgctcgaactcgaagtaatatagcttgtaggcttagtagttgagtgagtgattgctcgaactcgaagtaatgtagcccgtaggcttagtagtcgagtgggtgattgctcgaactcgaagtaatgtagctcgtaggcatagtatgagtgagtgtttactcgaactcgaaataaggtagcccttggtcTTCGCAGATAGTCCTCGagtaagtgattgctcgaactcgaaatgatgtagcctttaggcttaatggtcgagtgagtgcttgctcgaactcgaaataagattatcccttaggcttagtagtcgagtgagtgatttctcgaacttgaagtaatgtagctcgtaggcttaagtcgagtgagtgattgctcgaactcaaagtaatgtatcccgtaggcttagtagtcgagtgagtgattgctcaaactagaagtgatgtagcccataggctttatggtcgagtgagtgattgctcgaactcgaaataagattatcCCTTATGCTtggtagtcgagtgagtgattgctcgaactcgaagtaatgtagcacgtaggcttagtagtcaagtgagtgattgctaaaacttgaagtaatgtagcctgtaggctttatGTGGGGCCTGATCTTGTTGATTTTTTGGTTTGGCAGTCCTcgatttatggggtaatggtcGGTCTTtgagcctgtttgcataatagatcacgAAATAAGGGATGGATTCTGagatatgagatatcggtaaaggAGAATTTTCTCTGTAATTATACATGTGTTTATGCTTTTGTACCAGGGATCGAGCTAACTACACGAGCATatttcgttttgaccatttggctcttacaatacCATTTatctcttacaatttttcctatcgaaaccCTGTTGTTGTGAAATAAATTTTTTGCATTGAATTTGATAATCGAACTTTATGATCGAACTTTGATATAACTTGATATATTCGACGGTAatgcccctagtattcgaggttgattgtaaagaggtaTTGGATACTGtcgaattgttctaagttagcgcGATCAAAGGCTGTAGGATTTCTACTATACGGCCGGTATCGGTCCTTGATCGGCCTTTGTTCTCGGTTGGTATCCCTTTAATAACGGACCCAGAACCTAACTAGACGTCTTCaactctgatcttcgattgatatcgattgtgtacatcggcccaagtaatagccGGGTACTCGATCATATTctgcttcaactgtcgtgaagccaTCCAGCTCCGCTCGTTCAATCCTTGAATGATAGCTTGTACAACCTAATCATCAgtgaccggtggtagatccattcgctccatttggaaacgagatacgaattctcttagcatctcgttatccttttgtcttaccttgaatagaTCTAACTCCCTGGTCTCAACCTCAGCATGCgcttttatgaaagaatctgcaagcatagtaaaagaatcaatagagttagacgGTAAATTATTATActaaatcattgctccctttgacaaggTTTCACTGaatattttcaataatacagatttgatctcatcgtcctctagatcgttctctttcatggcacatgtgtaagaggtgacatattcgttgggatcggtcgttctattatatttaggaatctcgggcaagcgaaacttctttgggatcggtttaggagccgcgcttggggggaaaggcttttgaaAGAAATTTTTGGAATCTAAACCCTTCAATGTCGGTGGtacccccgggatctgatcaaccctagaGTTATATATTTCCATTTTTTTGTCGTTTGCCTCGATCCTCTTTTCTCCTAATTCTATTCGTTTGGttagttcttcgaacatcttagcaatttcgggattagtccctgTCTCTCACTCATTTAACCTTACTATAGCtggttccgttctgtgggtgactttTCGGGGTGGACTAGGCTCCGGCTTGCCCGGTATCTGGGTTTGACTCTACAACTGAGCTATTGGTGCCTTTTGAGCTTGCAACagttcgaaaatcatacgcaagctggtTCCGTTTTTCTCAACGTTATGGGTATCTCAAGCTGCTgatcgagttccaccatgaatgctattttcaggttcagaacgtAGGTTTTCCTCAATGGCCATATACGAATTAACATCTGATGGCACTTCGACTCGAGCTCCAACAGCATCGACAAACGGTCTTTCGGTCCTGGGCGTCAAGTTGTTGTTATcaccttgaaggccagcttcgttgtcgatacaTAAGGCCATTTAATTGAGAGCTCGTTGTTGCTAATACGAAATCAAAGACACTCCCGAAAACAAgcgtaaaatggtgtgttttttagatttgtatcaaataaccactcttatccttagccccacggtgggcgccaaactgtttacccgaaaaacggatagagttgaatctGTATGTaattctaaggatacgtggtataacttgacatGAATCGTAAAgggaaataaaaatatcaaatattgactgtaaatgatgaaaaataagcaaagttgaaaagatgatgatttatgaacaagcaagatAAAATAATGTATGAAGCTCCAAAGGATAATCTTCCAATATAGGGATGTATCAATAGTATTTTAGTTACAGTGTATGAATCACTTGATAGATGCCATTTTACAGGCATAATagccatccctcttatagtggagggattctactttggatattattaaaaatatatagtggggaaTCCATGATAAATCAGTCTTTCCCTAATTTCCGTCGAGATTCCCTTTCTTAGTGCGACTGTAAcgactcttgtctatgagctcgatattgactcgagctcgattttGACTCGGGGCCCAGTATTAATTCGGGTTCAGTATTGGTTAGTCTTTGACTCTTAAGCTCGGTAACGTCGCttcgcatcatagttcgattttggcttcgagctcgataatgaattcgagctcggtattgatcggtaACCTCGCTTCGGATCTCATCCcgatattatgaagatgctcttcggtccattatgttcccaTCTCGACCAGTCGTTTGAAGGCTGAactcgattttaaccgtatacattAAGGAAGCTCCAATCCACTGGTTTATAAAGTTTAGTTATGTCTCTCGTAATCcagataatataattattataaaGATAAAAATGCTACTTCAAGACTTGTTAAGTACCACAACCTGTTGCAGATTACTTCTTATAAcctatttggccaagctgcaaaaatcaggttactttgagaagtattttttctcaaaagtgcttttatcaaaaaaaatcagcttattttgaaaagtactttttttcaaaaatgcttttctcaaaagtacatTTGATAAgtagcagtttgtgtttggctaattaatttgaaaatcacttctgagcagcaattagtgtttgaccaagcttttaaatactgcttctaagtgtatttttctcaaaagtgtttttcaaaaaagcacttttggggagaagctatttttttctacttctccaTAACTGCTCATGTTTCtcttcaaaagcattttttttccttccaaaagctgccaaacaccttaaattttggaaaaaaaacttTTGGCTAAAAAAAAACTTGTCCAAACAAGCTATTACTCTAAACTGGTAATGGTTAAACAAATATAGTTTGCTTACAAACGTCAATTATGTCACTTATGGATCAGGCCATTGAAGGAGGAATTGCCATCAAACATTGCAGCAAGAGATTCTCCAAACCTGAAGTCTTTTTTCATGTGCTGTACCAACATATTAGCCGGCAAAATCCACATACATAAGTGCCACACTTTTTTCATCTTTCACAGCGAAGTCTTCACAATCACATTCAATCTACATACACAAAAACGATGTAGACACGAAAACAAGCCATAATTGTTGTCCCACTAATCACCATTATAATTAGTTCATAACTCATTACTTCAGCAAATCATACACTAACTATCACGTAAGAGGAGCCACACTTGGCCCTGTAAGTATGAAACACCAActtgagaaaagaaaagaaaaagtaaaatggCTAACCGGGAATGAGGTATAAAATAAAAGGTACATGTACATATAAATCAAATATTCGACTAGAGGCTTCTTGAATACCTTTTTTCCGCAGGGAAAGGAAAAACTAGGTTAGCACTCGTACTCCTTATCACACACATCTTAAGGGGAAAAAAATATGTTACACGGAAAATGCGAAGTTCAGGATCCGCTAATCACATCAGTTCCTTTTTATGTAGCAAATTTATCATGAGTGCAAAAGTTCAACATATTTACAACAATTAAGAATGATTAATACTAGTATCAGGAACCAGCTGCCTGAGATGAAGAGGGAAAGTTTATTCAGTAACTAAACAAACATAGGAACACAAGAAATCCAACAAGTAAGAACATAAGCTTCAGATTGTTATCTGCCTGTCCTTGGGCTGGCCGTGCAGCATTATGAACATTCACCCCACGATATGCAGGAGGATATCCAAATGGGTAATTAGATGTTGCACCAAATGCAGTTAGACTGGGAAATCCATGAAACTGAAAACTGAACAACGATGGAAACAACCCACCAAAACCAGCAGACATTGTAAAGTTACCAAAACTAGCAGTTGCTCCTGGAAAAAATCCTCCCACATGACCAAAACTGAGATTAGGAAAAGCATTGGATACTGGCGGAGGAGCTGTTTCAGGTCTTTGCCCTGCTGGCCTGCTAGGAATTTCAACCCCAGGGATTGGTTTCGATCTTGGATCAGTTGAAGTCCTCCCTCTGCCATACAAAGGGACTAACTTCTCCTCTTGTATAAGGGCCTTACAAACAGGACATTCATGGGATTGTGAGTGAAGCCGTAGCCATCTATAGAGACATGGCCAACAATAGAGGTGACCACAAAGTGTCACAATAGGGTCTTGTGCCAATTCAAAACAGATGTTACATTCAAAATCACCAGCATCATTGCTGCTATTTCCTGAGGAAGAAGAACTCTCATATGCACTGGTAGTTGAGTTCTGCATTTCACCAGATATCTCTTATTGGCACACAGATATGCACTTCACCTGTCAATCAGGAGGAACCCAGGATTAGTTACAATATCAGCAACCAACATTCCTCGCACAcaacataaaaattttaaaaaataaaaaaagatagaGTCAAAAGGCACTACAAATGAGATTAGCAAAATCCAGATAAACAGGATGAATGGCAGATCAGCATAAAAAAGCAGAAACCTTAAACATGATATCCGCcataatacaattaaaaatgagaacttttttcttttgcttgagcatataatacaattaaaatgaaaaaaaaaaactaaattaaaatgatATATTACAACTATAAAATCACTAACTCCAATTCATATATACAGCCTGGAAATTTGCTGAAGCAAAAACACTCACAAAATAGTCGAGAGAATAAGAAAGAATCGAAATTGATCCATACATTTTTCGAAAACGAAAAAACGCAAGGTAAATCATGGATCAACCAAGCTAGAAAGGAAGAATTTCACTTCTATTTCATTTCTTAAGTCATTGAAAAAATCTCTAAGTTTGAAGTGACTTGTAAAGGGAAATTTTGCTAAATCGAATATCCAACTAATTGCTATAACCCTGAAATTGaattaaaaatagctttttggaCGGGAAATTAGGCGCACAACAAGAAAACCTAAATTATAATCGTGCCCCTTGTACAATGATGTAAAGCTGAATTATCTATAACCATAATTCAACCTAATAAATTGTGAAATACTACAAATGTTCCTatacagataaaggaaagagCTATAGCTTGCGATTGCCTTAAATTCAGATCAGATCACATAAGATGCAAATTAAAAAATTAAGATTTACATAAAATTCAAAGAACTGACGCAAAATAGTTCAAGAATGAGGTGAAATTGAATGATTAATAGAAAAGAATTGTAAAACTTACCGATTTGGAAAAACGAGAATGCTGATGGCTTCAAACTGGAATTATTCTCCTGATTTTTGGTAGTAATAATATGTATAAAAGCATTGAACCCAGATAGAAGATTCTAGGGCTTTCTACATGCTTTGAAATCAAACGTGTTTCGCGGATTCGAAATCTACAAGTCAAgcttcctaggagaaaatttagGACACTGTCAATAGGAATCTTCTACGGGCTTCACTCCTAACTTCAGCTCAGCCCCACCTTTTGTTTGGGCCCCATAATTTTCTCAAGTCCAGTTAAAACCCAACAACTGTTTGGAGTACGCAATGCTTGCTGTAGTGTTCCTTCAATTTAAAGTGTGAATATTTTTTTATTCGGTTAAGAAAATAATTacttttttatatttagaaataatttaagtTTAAGGGGAGAATTTCGGGTCAAGTGTTAGCCTGTCACTTGTGTTTGTTTctttgtgaggttattctctcgatatttttgcactctcttttatatagtggattgcttaTATCCTCCTGTAGAagtaggtcaattgaccgaacaACGTTAACTGTtagtgtctcttttggtatatttctcttttgttatcTGATTTATCATCGTTCAAGATTTGCTTTACTAGTTTCCGGATGACATCTAATTATTTCGATcttaacaagtggtatcagagtgaGGTTCAATACAAGTTCATCTTGATGGGTTTAGTTATAGCCGCAACCTATTTGACGGTAATCATGAtttttgtctgagaaatttgaccgaaatGCTACTCACGTTGAGAGAAACTTTGTTGTAGAGGTTTGGAGATGTGACCTGTTGAAGGTTATGTGAAGTAGATGGATGAAGtttattttgttagaaaattcagGTCAAGGGGAAGAATTGTTAGGTATTTGTTCTGATTTTCTTAGCATATTTGATTTTCCTATCCCATGAAGGAATGagcaacatatttaccataattaaattttccttttcttatgtTTTTATGATCATAAAAATGCTATGATTTTCAAACACCCACAAATTACAAAagtattttttctttcttaaattttgcctctaatcaaataaattatatAAACTGATATATACTTCAAAGTCCTGCAGATAAATGTAGcttttttctttctgttctttgGTTGGGGGGGGGAGGTGGGTTGCCTTTTCTTGGAGGATATATATTATATCCTTTTCTTTTGAGGCCACTGCTAAAACTAAAGTTTGCATTTCAGCCTAAGGCAAACATTTGTTTTACTAAAAGATGttttttatgtttaattttttAGGGTCAAATGATCTGTTTGtaataaaatacatgaaaatcATGGGGAGATAAGGTTTTGAATACCAATAAAGACGAAAATATTAAGTGATTTATTTTTCTTCGACTTACTCCTTTGTATAAGTAGAGTTATTCAATACTTTTGTTGGTAATAAATTACAATAACtcgataaaataataagaaatatgcACAAGTTGGCCGGACACAACCTTTGCGGTGCACTATATCCATTAACAGAATttttatatcta
Proteins encoded in this window:
- the LOC107764326 gene encoding uncharacterized protein LOC107764326, which translates into the protein MQNSTTSAYESSSSSGNSSNDAGDFECNICFELAQDPIVTLCGHLYCWPCLYRWLRLHSQSHECPVCKALIQEEKLVPLYGRGRTSTDPRSKPIPGVEIPSRPAGQRPETAPPPVSNAFPNLSFGHVGGFFPGATASFGNFTMSAGFGGLFPSLFSFQFHGFPSLTAFGATSNYPFGYPPAYRGVNVHNAARPAQGQADNNLKLMFLLVGFLVFLCLFSY